Sequence from the Candidatus Poribacteria bacterium genome:
CGGTTAAGAGGTTTCATGGAACAATTTACCACTCCCTGGAGTACTCCAAATTTGCGGAGATTGTTACAAAAACGGAAACGCTTAACTGATAACTGACAACTGACGACTGATAACTATTATCAAACCCGCATGACGACGGGGAAGATGAGCGGGGTCCGCTGCATCTGTTTCGAGAAAAACCTGCGGAGCGCACCTCGGATTTCGTCTTGGACGGTCTCCGTTTCGTGCTTTTGCTCGTCGCTCAAATTTTCGATGACGCGCCGGGTGATTTCTTTTGCTTCTTCTATCAGTTCTTCCGATTCGTCCATGTAGACAAACCCACGCGAAATAATCTCTATTTGTCCGGCGTTGAGTGCTGTTTTAGCGTCGCTATCAGCTGTCGGCTGTCGGCTATCAGTAGACTGTGTGACAGGTGCCGACATTTCGTCCGCCACAATGCCCTCTTGCTGACTGCTGACTGCTGATTGCTGATTGGCATCACCTGTATCGCTGTGCAAGACAATAATAGGGACGAGGATGCCTTCCTCCGAAAGTTGGATACGGTCTCGTAGGACGATATCTTCAAGTTCAATTTCCGGCTTGCCGTCAACGAGGACGCGTCCGGAGCGTCCCTCACGTCCAAAAACCTCGCACGTCTCAGGTGTAAGGTGGATGAGTTCGCCGTCTTCAGCGACTTTAATGTTGTCGCTGGGGATGCCGACAGACTCAGCGAGTTCAGCGTGTCGTACAAGGTTTTGGTATTCGCCGTGCATTGGCATAAAAAACTTGGGCTGTAAGAGATTGAGGATCAATTTTAGGTCTTCGGCTGATCCGTGGCCCGAGACATGAACGTTGGCATTACGCTCATGGTATATCTTCGCGCCGCGTCTGATCAGATGGTTCACTACATTCCCAATAGCCTTTTCGTTGCCGGGTATGATTCGGGCAGACATGACGACCGTATCGCCCTGTTCTACCTTTAAAAAGGGGTGATTGTCGAGTGCCATCAATGACATGGCAGATCGAGGCTCACCTTGGCTGCCGGTACTCAAAATCACAACTTCGTGCGGTTTGAACATAGAGGCGTCGCGAGCGTCAATTAGATAGTCTGGGTTCAGGTTGAGATAGCCGAGTTCGGAAGCGATACGCACGTTATTGAGAAGGGAACGTCCACTGACAGCAATAAGTCGTCGATGTCTATTTGCTAAATCAATGAATTGCTGGATTCGGTGTAGACTTGAAGAAAAGGTACAAAGAAAAAGTTTCTGCTCCGTTTTCTGAAAAATATTGTCTATGGTATCATAGATGCTCCGCTCAGAAGGTGTTTGCCCGGGTCGTTCTACGTTTGTGCTGTCGGAGATAAGCAGAAGCACGCCTTCTGAACCCAAGCGAGCGAGCGTTTGGATGTCACTCAATTTGCCATCGACAGGGGTCATATCAAACTTGAAGTCGCCTGTATGAACAATAACACCGATCGGTGTGCGCAGCGCGATCGCTACACTATCTGGAATGCTGTGTGTGACATGGATGAATTCAGCCGAAAAATCACCTAATTCGACGGTGTCACCGGGGGCAATGGTATTGAGTTGTGCTTTACCGAGGACGTTGTGTTCACGTAATCTCCCACTTGCAATCGCGAGCGTAAGCTGCGTGCCGTAGACCGGCACATCTAACTGCCGTAAAACGTAGAATAAGGCACCAATATGATCCTCATGTCCGTGGGTTAAAAGGATGCCGCGAATCTTCTTTTTCCGTTCAACGAGATAGTGGATATCTGGCAATATCAGATCAACACCGGGCATGTCAGCATTCGGTAGCATGAAACCGGTGTCAATGACGATAATATCGTCCTCGGTCTCATACACCATCATGTTGAGTCCA
This genomic interval carries:
- a CDS encoding ribonuclease J, which codes for MTNSTPVKSEQITEKNVSIIPLGGLGEFGLNMMVYETEDDIIVIDTGFMLPNADMPGVDLILPDIHYLVERKKKIRGILLTHGHEDHIGALFYVLRQLDVPVYGTQLTLAIASGRLREHNVLGKAQLNTIAPGDTVELGDFSAEFIHVTHSIPDSVAIALRTPIGVIVHTGDFKFDMTPVDGKLSDIQTLARLGSEGVLLLISDSTNVERPGQTPSERSIYDTIDNIFQKTEQKLFLCTFSSSLHRIQQFIDLANRHRRLIAVSGRSLLNNVRIASELGYLNLNPDYLIDARDASMFKPHEVVILSTGSQGEPRSAMSLMALDNHPFLKVEQGDTVVMSARIIPGNEKAIGNVVNHLIRRGAKIYHERNANVHVSGHGSAEDLKLILNLLQPKFFMPMHGEYQNLVRHAELAESVGIPSDNIKVAEDGELIHLTPETCEVFGREGRSGRVLVDGKPEIELEDIVLRDRIQLSEEGILVPIIVLHSDTGDANQQSAVSSQQEGIVADEMSAPVTQSTDSRQPTADSDAKTALNAGQIEIISRGFVYMDESEELIEEAKEITRRVIENLSDEQKHETETVQDEIRGALRRFFSKQMQRTPLIFPVVMRV